The nucleotide window CTTCTTCCCTTCTCCCCGGAGTCCCTAGATGTTTTTCTCGTGTCAAACACGGTGGCGGCgtggaggcgcggcggcggcggctagggttaggatCGTGCTGCGATAGATACCATGTAGAAGGATAAGATACGGGCTGTGCAATCTCGATGTATTGATCGGTGCACCAGGCACGTATATATAAGTACAGAGGTGGGCcacaacctcaactatacaaAGGAAACAGGAGGTGCGCCATACACACAAATATACACGTACACAATATACTTAACAAACTACTTGACAAAGGACCTCAGCTTCACTATATTTTGCATCCTGAAGAGCTATAAGTATCCATGCCGATGCAGCTCCAATGTCAtccaaagcaaacacataaacacACGAAGCACACGAGCCAGACAACCGAGAGATGGCCCAGCGGCGGCAGGAGGACGCTGTTATTAGCCACTTCTCCCATCCGTATCCAGGGCACGAGCTCGTGAAGCGGCACTACACTGGGCTGTTCCGCTGCGACATGTGCTGCCAAGACTTGTCCGGCGCAGGATATGGCTGCAGCGCAGGCTGCGACTTTGCCATCCACGACTCTTGTGTCGGCTACTCGCAGACGTTCTCCTCCCCTCAGCACGAAGTGCACCCGCTCGTGCTCATCCAGACCCGCCAAGACGCGGCCCTCTTGTGTGACGTCTACTTGGGGCATTGCGCTCCGGGATCCTTCCTCTACCGCTGCCCACCATGCGGGTTTGACATGCACCCGACCTGCAGGCGGCTGCCACAGGTTGTGCGCAGCGCGCGGCACACGTACCCGGCGCACGACCTCACACTGGTCGTCGCCGATGGCTGCTGTGCCGCGTGCGACAAAGGCGTGAGGCGGGCATCGTACTACCGTTGCAGAACATGCAATGTCGACTTACACATCTCGTGTGCAGCGACCGTCAGCAACAACAACAGCGCTCATGAAGTTGAAATAGCCCTTCAGGCTGAGATTGTACGATCAAGGATCGCAGCCCAGGGTAGACGCGCCGCGCTGGACCTGCTGATCAGCCCTGCATTTAAGTTCCTCTTGCGTGCCTAGTCTGGGTTACTGGCTTGCTGCCGCGTCCAAATTTGATTGACATTATATTTCTTCATAGATTTCAGCATATATATTGGGTTCTCAAAGCATTTTACAATATTTCTAACTTTTTCCATTAACTGTATACAGATACGGTACGGAGAGAGTACTTCTAGATCTAATACAACATCTGCTTGGCAAGCCCACAAGAATAAACTGCTTCAACATTTCGTCACAAAATAGCTAGCGCGTACCATATTGAGTGTGTTTATGTTCACAATTTCACATGCGTGTTTATTTACAATCTCAATTCATATGGTTTTAATACTTTATGCTGTGTATGCATCTTCCTCTTTTTTGAAGGCCAAACAATTCTTTCATTTGTCTATCATATGAAATCAAAATGAGACCAAGTATTGTATGAACGGAATTTTTC belongs to Triticum urartu cultivar G1812 chromosome 7, Tu2.1, whole genome shotgun sequence and includes:
- the LOC125525205 gene encoding uncharacterized protein LOC125525205, yielding MAQRRQEDAVISHFSHPYPGHELVKRHYTGLFRCDMCCQDLSGAGYGCSAGCDFAIHDSCVGYSQTFSSPQHEVHPLVLIQTRQDAALLCDVYLGHCAPGSFLYRCPPCGFDMHPTCRRLPQVVRSARHTYPAHDLTLVVADGCCAACDKGVRRASYYRCRTCNVDLHISCAATVSNNNSAHEVEIALQAEIVRSRIAAQGRRAALDLLISPAFKFLLRA